A DNA window from Sulfitobacter noctilucicola contains the following coding sequences:
- a CDS encoding winged helix-turn-helix transcriptional regulator: MDINLLVKITSRAWSLTILARIHRGTPARQAALLADTGAGRTAFAASLKHLIDLGMLERNPGHGHPLRPEYRLTAIGEKAAAMADRIKAIAPETSLLRRSWTVPVLAVSGTPKHYSQVKGALGPITDRALSQSLKQLHDARWIEREINTHTTPPRVSYCAVGPGRQIYRAAGLEAQG; the protein is encoded by the coding sequence ATGGACATAAACTTACTTGTCAAGATTACTTCGCGGGCGTGGTCGCTAACCATACTGGCCCGCATTCACCGCGGGACACCGGCACGGCAAGCAGCGCTTTTGGCAGATACAGGCGCAGGCCGGACTGCTTTCGCGGCAAGCCTGAAACATCTGATTGATTTGGGAATGCTGGAGCGAAATCCGGGACATGGGCATCCCTTGCGGCCTGAATACCGGCTCACCGCCATAGGGGAAAAAGCGGCTGCGATGGCTGACCGGATCAAAGCCATAGCGCCCGAAACATCCCTGTTACGGCGTAGTTGGACGGTGCCGGTTCTGGCCGTGAGCGGAACACCGAAACACTATTCTCAAGTCAAAGGAGCGCTAGGGCCGATCACTGACAGGGCGCTCTCCCAATCGCTTAAACAACTGCATGATGCGCGTTGGATTGAACGCGAGATCAATACGCACACCACGCCGCCGCGCGTGAGCTATTGTGCAGTCGGTCCAGGCAGACAGATCTACCGCGCCGCCGGACTAGAGGCTCAGGGCTGA
- a CDS encoding glutathione S-transferase family protein, whose amino-acid sequence MGLLVDGKWQDQWYDTKSSGGKFERSAAKFRNWITADGSAGPSGEGGFPAQSGRYHLYVSYACPWAHRTLIFRAIKDLTDHISVSVVHPDMLGDGWTFDQDFDGATGDTLFGLPYARDIYTRADPVFTGRVTVPILWDKERGTIVSNESSEIIRMFNTAFDSITGNTQDFWPEKLHAEIEPLNDRIYDTFNNGVYRCGFATTQEAYDEAVVPLFDTLDWLEDILSRQRYLTGDSITEADWRLFPTLVRFDKVYHLHFKCNQKRIIDYPNLWAYTRELFQWDGVSETVNFDHIVRHYHYSHETINPNRIIPINPDPDFTAPHGR is encoded by the coding sequence ATGGGTTTGTTGGTTGACGGGAAATGGCAAGACCAATGGTACGACACCAAGTCTTCGGGTGGAAAGTTCGAACGCTCTGCCGCTAAATTTCGCAATTGGATTACTGCTGACGGATCAGCCGGCCCAAGCGGTGAAGGCGGGTTCCCCGCGCAAAGCGGCCGCTACCACCTCTATGTCAGCTACGCTTGCCCATGGGCACATCGCACCCTGATCTTTCGTGCCATAAAGGACCTTACAGATCACATCAGCGTCTCAGTTGTGCATCCCGACATGTTGGGCGACGGTTGGACGTTTGATCAGGACTTTGACGGCGCGACCGGAGACACATTGTTTGGCCTGCCCTACGCACGTGACATCTACACGCGTGCCGATCCGGTCTTTACCGGTCGCGTCACTGTTCCGATCCTTTGGGATAAGGAACGCGGCACAATCGTCTCGAACGAAAGCTCGGAAATCATACGCATGTTCAACACGGCGTTTGATTCGATAACCGGCAACACACAGGACTTCTGGCCAGAGAAGCTTCACGCGGAAATTGAACCGCTGAATGATCGTATTTACGATACATTCAACAACGGGGTTTACCGCTGCGGTTTTGCGACAACACAAGAAGCCTATGACGAGGCTGTCGTGCCGTTGTTCGACACGCTCGACTGGCTCGAAGATATCCTAAGCCGTCAACGCTACCTTACCGGAGATTCGATCACAGAAGCAGACTGGCGGCTGTTCCCCACTTTGGTACGGTTCGATAAGGTCTACCACCTTCATTTCAAATGCAATCAGAAGCGGATTATCGATTATCCGAACCTGTGGGCCTACACGCGCGAACTTTTTCAGTGGGACGGAGTTTCAGAGACGGTGAACTTCGATCACATTGTCCGTCACTACCACTACAGCCACGAAACCATTAACCCTAACAGAATCATCCCGATTAACCCCGATCCCGACTTCACAGCCCCGCACGGGCGGTAG
- a CDS encoding response regulator transcription factor — MTKLVDIATQHDSASTTVMIVESHAELGTLWQRHLERLGMDVARVATQDAAIGLLSEKSFDIIVLDLILDEGSALAVADYADYRQPDARVVFVTNTSFFSDGSIFSHSANVRAFLPSTTPPDDLAAVVEHYGSDRH, encoded by the coding sequence ATGACCAAGCTTGTAGACATCGCCACGCAGCATGACAGCGCATCAACGACTGTGATGATCGTTGAAAGCCATGCCGAGTTGGGTACGTTGTGGCAGCGTCATCTTGAGCGTCTGGGCATGGATGTTGCGCGCGTGGCGACCCAAGATGCGGCGATTGGACTGTTGTCTGAAAAGTCTTTTGATATCATCGTATTGGATCTGATATTGGATGAGGGGTCGGCGCTCGCTGTTGCGGATTATGCCGATTACCGCCAACCGGACGCGCGGGTTGTTTTTGTCACCAACACGTCCTTCTTTTCTGACGGGTCGATCTTCAGCCATTCTGCCAATGTCCGCGCATTCCTTCCCTCGACCACACCACCTGACGATCTGGCCGCAGTGGTAGAACACTACGGATCAGACCGTCATTAA